From a region of the Ovis aries strain OAR_USU_Benz2616 breed Rambouillet chromosome 2, ARS-UI_Ramb_v3.0, whole genome shotgun sequence genome:
- the C1QB gene encoding complement C1q subcomponent subunit B, translating to MKTPRGSVLVLLLLNLLRVSWAQSNCIGPSIPGIPGIPGKPGPDGKPGTPGTKGEKGLPGRVSHLNENGEKGDPGFPGMPGKVGPKGPIGPKGVPGPPGARGPKGESGDYRATQKIAFSASRTINHHLRPGQPIRFDHIITNTNDNYQARSGKFTCKVPGLYFFTYHASSRGQLCVDLMRGQAEPQKVVTFCDYVQNTFQVTTGSIVLKLEKEETVFLQATEKNALVGIEGANSIFSGFLLFPDAEV from the exons ATGAAGACCCCTCGGGGCAGcgtgctggtgctgctgctcctGAATCTGCTCCGTGTCTCTTGGGCCCAGAGCAACTGCATCGGGCCGTCCATCCCTGGCATCCCGGGCATTCCCGGGAAACCAGGCCCCGATGGCAAGCCTGGGACTCCAGGGACGAAGGGAGAGAAAG GGCTTCCAGGGCGAGTTAGCCACCTCAACGAGAATGGCGAGAAGGGGGACCCAGGGTTTCCTGGGATGCCAGGAAAAGTCGGCCCCAAGGGCCCCATTGGGCCCAAGGGTGTCCCAGGGCCTCCCGGAGCCCGCGGCCCCAAGGGTGAATCGGGAGACTACAGGGCCACCCAGAAAATTGCCTTCTCGGCCTCACGCACCATCAACCACCACCTGAGACCTGGCCAGCCCATCCGCTTCGACCACATTATCACCAACACCAACGATAACTACCAGGCTCGGAGCGGCAAGTTCACGTGCAAGGTGCCCGGGCTCTACTTCTTCACCTACCATGCCAGCTCCCGAGGGCAGCTGTGTGTGGACCTCATGCGGGGCCAGGCAGAGCCCCAGAAAGTGGTCACCTTCTGCGACTATGTCCAGAACACCTTCCAGGTCACTACGGGCAGCATTGTGCTCAAGCTAGAGAAGGAGGAGACCGTTTTCCTGCAGGCCACCGAAAAGAATGCCCTGGTGGGCATTGAAGGCGCCAACAGCATCTTCTCCGGGTTCCTGCTCTTCCCTGATGCAGAGGTGTGA